From the genome of Acyrthosiphon pisum isolate AL4f unplaced genomic scaffold, pea_aphid_22Mar2018_4r6ur Scaffold_21431;HRSCAF=23975, whole genome shotgun sequence, one region includes:
- the LOC103309414 gene encoding putative nuclease HARBI1 gives MALYYESSSSSSNESEEEFILNILIRLPKPRVFRNRLDPLTYFDDVEFSRRFRLSKVMFGELMHLIGENIQHDTRRNHAIPSSMQILITLRFLATILEHSKHGRKCRSYRRVYSLMKYPITLLLTYSDYSVKYFQAVIGDLVNIHKSSVCRIIKRVCNEIAQLRRKFIKMPSTLEEIQQTKFGFYKMHKFPQVIGVIDCTHIRNQSPCQDIGEQFRNRKGYFSFNVQAVCNSNLDITDIVARWPGSVYDSTIFDNSSVRAKLENNEFGDCYILGDGGYPCRKYLMTPLLNPLTASEKKYQKSQIGTRNIIERVFGILKRRFPALALGIRTKLTTTMAIKLVTHLAFSTQRFRAF, from the exons atggCATTGTATTAtgaatcatcatcatcatcatcgaaTGAGAGTGAAGAAGaatttatcttaaatatattgatacgtTTACCAAAACCAAGGGTGTTTCGAAATAGACTTGATCCACTGACTTATTTTGATGATGTAGAATTCAGTCGTAGATTCCG TCTTTCTAAAGTCATGTTTGGTGAATTGATGCATTTGATTGGGGAAAATATTCAACATGACACAAGAAGAAATCATGCTATTCCATCTTCAatgcaaatattaattacattgcGATTTCTTGCAACAATTCTGGAACATTCCAA gCATGGTAGAAAATGTAGGTCTTACAGAAGAGTATACAGCCTCATGAAATACCCTATCACTCTGTTACTGACTTACTCTGACTATTCTGTGAAATATTTTCAGGCAGTTATTGGCGATTTGGTTAACATTCATAAATCATCAGTATGTCGTATTATTAAACGAGTGTGTAATGAAATTGCTCAACTCCGAagaaagtttataaaaatgccATCAACCCTTGAAGAAatacaacaaacaaaatttgggTTTTATAAAATGCACAAATTTCCTCAAGTTATTGGAGTTATAGATTGTACCCACATCAGAAATCAGTCTCCTTGCCAAGATATTGGGGAACAATTTCGCAATAGAAAGGGTTACTTTAGCTTTAATGTACAAGCCGTATGTAATAGTAATCTAGATATAACCGATATTGTTGCAAg ATGGCCTGGATCAGTGTACGATAGCACTATTTTCGATAATAGTTCTGTTCGTgccaaattagaaaataatgagTTTGGAGATTGTTATATTCTTGGAGATGGAGGTTACCCATGTAGGAAATATTTAATGACACCTCTTTTAAATCCTCTAACtgcatcagaaaaaaaataccaa aaatcTCAAATAGGTACAAGAAATATAATTGAAAgagtttttggtattttaaaaagaagATTTCCTGCATTAGCCTTGGGCATAAGGACAAAATTGACAACCACTATGGCTATAAAGCTGGTTACACACCTAGCGTTTTCGACGCAGCGTTTTAGAGCGTTTTAG
- the LOC107883674 gene encoding uncharacterized protein LOC107883674 → MTGTIKIVQHNLNKQRIASQQLADSCKGNRADLVLLQEPGVSQGKIVGFESYRQVHLGNNAGAAIVIMNKDIQMLNLEQYKTDYTVAVSIRTREQAVIVVSSYFKYSLPTNVFIEQLRPILDREVRTAGADVNGHSTLWHSPESNERGRQVENLVEDYLLHTVNQRGTMSTYDRPGMGSSNIDVTLITSGMIGQVTNWSVTNDTDSDHRVISFDAVMARPCPEPGTISYRTDKADWTKMTAYLVNHVGDIIAND, encoded by the exons ATGACCGGAACCATCAAAATAGTGCAGCATAACCTCAACAAGCAGAGGATCGCGAGTCAGCAGTTGGCTGACTCCTGCAAAGGAAACAGAGCCGACCTGGTGTTACTACAGGAACCTGGAGTGTCGCAAGGGAAAATTGTCGGCTTCGAATCGTACAGGCAGGTCCACTTAGGCAATAATGCCGGTGCCGCTATCGTCATTATGAACAAAGATATACAGATGCTCAACCTAGAGCAGTATAAGACCGACTATACTGTAGCTGTCAGCATACGTACAAGAGAGCAAGCGGTCATAGTCGTTTCCTCTTATTTCAAGTACTCGCTGCCTACCAATGTCTTTATCGAGCAACTACGGCCGATACTCGACAGGGAGGTAAGGACAGCCGGGGCAGACGTGAATGGCCACTCGACCTTATGGCACTCCCCGGAGAGCAACGAGAGAGGACGTCAAGTCGAAAATCTCGTTGAGGACTACTTGCTCCACACGGTGAACCAAAGAGGAACGATGAGCACCTATGACCGACCTGGAATGGGCTCATCCAATATTGATGTGACCCTAATAACAAGTGGCATGATTGGCCAAGTGACGAACTGGTCTGTCACCAATGACACGGATAGCGATCACCGTGTGATAAGCTTTGACGCCGTAATGGCAAGACCATGCCCCGAGCCTGGCACTATAAGCTACCGTACGGATAAGGCAGATTGGACCAAAATGACTGCGTACTTGGTGAACCACGTTGGGGatatta TTGCTAACGATTAA